The Archangium primigenium genomic interval GGCCCGTCGTCAGCTTCGCCAAGGGCGTCACCAGCCGCTGGAGCAACAGCTCCTCCTCCGTCGCCGTGCCCGCCTCCATCTTGCCCAGGAGCTCCGCCGCCCGGAACGCCAGGAGGAAGCCGCCGTGGAACTCGGCCTCCAGGCCCGCCAGCGTGTCCACGTGCAGCGGCTTCTCCGACAGGGGCGCGCCGAACTGCACCCGCCGCTTCGCGAAGTCGCGCGCCAGCGCCAGCGCCCGCCGCATCATCCACGTGCTCGCCACCGCGTTCCACGTGCGCGTCACGTTCAGCATGGACGCCATGTTTCGGATGCCGTCCGTCAGCCCCGCCACCGGCACCGCCTGCGCTCCGTCCAGCGTCAGCTCCGCCGTGGGCACCTTGCGCGTGCCCAGCTTGTCCTTGAGGCGGTTGATTTGAATCCCATTCATCCGCCCGTCCGCGCCCCGCGTCTCCACGAAGAACAGCGCCAGGCCCTTGCCGCCCGCGCCGTTGCCCTCGGGGCGCGCCAGCGTCAGCGCCATCTGCGCCGTCGTCGCCGAGGTGAACCACTTGGTGCCATACAGCCGCCAGCCCTCGGGCGTCTGCCGCGCCACCGTCTGCGTCAGGCCCACGTCCGAGCCGCCCGTGCGCTCCGTCATCCACTGGCCCGACGTCCAGAACGTCTTGGGGTCGCGCGACGTCAGGTGGGGCAGGGCGCGCGCCACCAGCTCCTGGTTGCCCAGACTCAGCAGCGTGCGCGCCGCCCCGTCCGTCATCGCCAGCGGGCAGGAGTAGATGTCCAGGGAGGGCTGGACGAGGTAGTTCAGCGCGAACTGGTGCAGGCGCGAGCGGTCCCCGTGCTTGCGCTCGTAGGCCACCGCCACGAGGCCCCGCTTCGCCGTCAGGACCTCGGCCTCCTTCCAGAGCGGGGACACCTCGATGTGGTCCACCCGCTGGCCCCAGGCGTTCCACTGGGTCAGCTCGGGCTCGTTGAGCCGGTCCCTGAGCTGGAACGCGTAGAAGTACCCGCCCGACAGCTCGCCCAGCTCCCGGAACTCCTCTTCCAGTCCGGCCTTCATGTCCCGGGGCAGGACGCGGTCGAGGTAGCCGCGCAGGAGCGCGTCGTCGTCGTACTGGTTGCCCAGCCGAGGGGGATCCTGGAAGAAGCTCATGGCCGGGGAGGCTAGCACCGCCGAGAGGGTGGGAAAGGGGTGTCGACTTCCTGCTAGAGTCGGCGGCCTCAACCCGGAGCATGCATGCCCGAGCAGCGGAGGCCGGGGGCGAGTCCCCCCGGATTCGATCCCCCCGATTTCGAGACCGACAGCAGCCGAAGCGTCACGCCCCGGGAGACTCCCGCGGCCTCGGCGGGCAACACCGGGGCGACGCCTCGGCTCCGGCCCACCCTGGGCACCGGAGCCCCGGCCGCTGTCCGGCCGCCCCAGCCCCCCGTGGGCACCGAGCCGCGTCGGCCCGCCGGGCCCAGTGCCTTCCTGGATCGCCGTCCCGGGCCGCCCGCGGACGCCCGCCCCGTGGACAAGCGGCCCCCCGCGCCCCCGCCGGTGGCCACCGACACGGACATGCCCTCGGTGATCGTGGAGCCGCAGGGGACCCGCCGCGCGGCGGCGCCACCTCCGCCCCCCGAGCTGCCTCCCGCGCCCCCGGCCGGGGTCGAGCGCCGGACGTCGGCGTATGGCGTGTCCTACTCGGGGCCCGAGCGGCGCAGCAACACGGGCGCCATGCGCCGGGTGGAGGCGGACGCGATCGGCAACGCGCCGCGCTTCGTGCCGCCCCAGCCGCGCAACCTCGAGGAGCTGGGCCTCAACGCCACCATGGTGGAGGAGCTGGTCCTCAAGGCCATCTTCTTCGCCGGCGAGATGCGCGGCATGGACATCGCCAACCGGCTCAAGCTGCCCACCACCGTGGTGGACGAGGTGCTCGAGGCCCTGCGGCGCCAGAAGTACATCGACATCCGCGGCGGTGGCGGCTCGGGTCTGGGCAAGTCCACGATGATCTACCAGCTCACCACGTTCGCCACGGACGTGCTCAGGCAGATCCTCGACCGCAACCGCTACAACGGTCCGGCGCCGGTGCCCCTGCAGGAGTGGATCCAGTCGGTGAAGAAGCAGAGCATCCGCGGCAACCGCATCACCCGCCAGCGGATGGAGGACAAGTTCGGCGACCTCATCATCCGCGACTACATCTTCGATGGCATCGGTCCGGCGATGAACTCGGGCCGCGCCATCTTCTTCTACGGGCCCCCGGGCAACGGCAAGACGGCCATCTGCCAGGGCATGGTGAACTGCTTCGAGGGGGACATCTTCATCCCCCACGCCATCCTCATCGACGACTTCATCGTCCGCATCTACGACAGCATCCTGCACCGCCCGGTGGAGGAAGAGCCCGGGGCGCCCGCGTATGACCGGCGCTGGGTGCGCTGCCGTCGGCCGCTCGTGGTCGTGGGCGGCGAGCTCACGCTGGACATGCTGGATCTCGTGTACTCGCCCGAGGTGAAGTACTACGAGGCGCCCTTCCAGATGAAGGCCACCAACGGGATGCTCCTCGTGGACGACTTCGGCCGCCAGAAGGTGTCCCCGAAGGATCTGCTCAACCGGTGGATCGTCCCGCTGGAGAGCGACGTGGACATGCTCACGCTGCACACGGGCAAGAAGGTCCAGGTGCCCTTCGACGTGTTCTCCGCCTTCTCCACCAACCTGGACCCGAGCGACCTGGTGGACGACGCCTTCCTGCGGCGCGTGCGCTACAAGCTCGAGGTGCAGCGGCCCGACGAGGATCTGTTCCATCAGATCTTCCAGGTCATGTGTGACAAGCGCGGCGTGGACTACGACCCGGACGTGGTGCAGTACCTCATCAACTCGCACTACACGCCGCACCAGCGCCTGTTCGCCGCGTGCCAGCCGCGCGACCTGCTGGATCAGATGATCGACATGGCGCACTACCGCGGCGAGCCGCCCCGGCTCACGCGGGACCTGGTGGACAGCGCGGTGCGCAGCTACTTCGTGCGCTTCGACAAGGAGAAGGGCGCCTGAGCCAAGGGCGCCTGAGCTAGGACGCGGCGCCGGGCGCGCGCGGGGCGAAGGGCCCCCAGGGTTTGGGGGCGAGCCACGCGCGCACCTCGTCCACGGGCACGTTGGACAGCACGTCCACGATGGACAGGCCCATCACGAAGCGCTCGCCGGGGCGGCCCTGGTCGTACGGGGGGTAGCGGAAGTTCTGCCAGAGCAGCCGCGCCCCCACGTCCCGGAAGGGACCGGGCTTCAGGTACACCGAGCCCACGGCGGAGTAGTACGTGTCGTGCCCGAGCCGGGTGCAGTACGCCGCCAGGCGCTCCGTCTTCTCCTCCACCGGGCGCCCCAGCGTCGAGGCGAGCACCACGCGGGGCGACAGGCCCAGGGGCTCGTGGAAGAGGGCCTGGCTCGCCAGGAGGGTGCGCAGGAGCGAGCCCGGACCGCGCTCGCGGGCGGCCTCGGCGTAGAAGGCCTCCAGCCGGGGCAGCACCTGGGCGCGGAAGTAGGGGCGCCGGCCGTAGAGCGTCGTCAGGGTGGCCAGGTGCTTGCGGGGCCAGGGCTGGTTCGGCTCCACCGCCAGGTCGCCGAGGCGCGTGTCGCGGTGGGCGCCCTCCAGGGGGATGGTGAGCCACTGGAAGGCGGACTCGGTGGGCGGGGGCAGGGGCGTGCCCACGGGCAGGGCCACGCGCGTGCGGCGCTGCCAGCCCCGCCGCAGCCACTGCACGTTGTCCAGCACCAGCAGGGTGTCCGAGCGCGCCACCTGCTCGTAGAAGTCCAGCCAGGGCAGGTAGTGGGGTTGCTCGGCGACGAGGACTCCGGACGGCTCGCTCACGGCGCGCGAGTGTAGCCGCCCCCCGCGCACGCGGGCATCAGTTCCTCGGAGGCGGCAGCCGCAGGTGGGCCACCACGCCGCCCAGGTTCGAGCGCCAGGGCGCGAGGCGGCGCTCTGGCCGGGCATCGCCCACGCCGTAGGCCAGCACGGGCCCCACCCGGGGTGGGCCGGACGCCGCCGAGCCGCGCACCAGCACCAGGTTGCGCCGGGTCTCCAGGGGGCTGAAGGCCAGGGCGCCCCCCGGACGGCGCGTCCAGACGTCCACGTAGCCGGCCAGCAAGAGCTCGCGGTACGTGGGCGCGCCCACCAGGCCCAGGTTCGCCGGGC includes:
- a CDS encoding acyl-CoA dehydrogenase family protein, which encodes MSFFQDPPRLGNQYDDDALLRGYLDRVLPRDMKAGLEEEFRELGELSGGYFYAFQLRDRLNEPELTQWNAWGQRVDHIEVSPLWKEAEVLTAKRGLVAVAYERKHGDRSRLHQFALNYLVQPSLDIYSCPLAMTDGAARTLLSLGNQELVARALPHLTSRDPKTFWTSGQWMTERTGGSDVGLTQTVARQTPEGWRLYGTKWFTSATTAQMALTLARPEGNGAGGKGLALFFVETRGADGRMNGIQINRLKDKLGTRKVPTAELTLDGAQAVPVAGLTDGIRNMASMLNVTRTWNAVASTWMMRRALALARDFAKRRVQFGAPLSEKPLHVDTLAGLEAEFHGGFLLAFRAAELLGKMEAGTATEEELLLQRLVTPLAKLTTGRQTVHVTSEVVESFGGAGYVEDTGIPRLMADAQVLSIWEGTTNVLSLDTLRAMAKDGALEALYLDAERRLATAKDTGLRPSVVAAQDALEKARVWVTKAMANPAEVEAGARRFALTLGRTYELALLVEHAQWCLEHGHGPRSMAAARRLTRNGVDLIADMDLDESRLLVV
- a CDS encoding ATPase, encoding MPEQRRPGASPPGFDPPDFETDSSRSVTPRETPAASAGNTGATPRLRPTLGTGAPAAVRPPQPPVGTEPRRPAGPSAFLDRRPGPPADARPVDKRPPAPPPVATDTDMPSVIVEPQGTRRAAAPPPPPELPPAPPAGVERRTSAYGVSYSGPERRSNTGAMRRVEADAIGNAPRFVPPQPRNLEELGLNATMVEELVLKAIFFAGEMRGMDIANRLKLPTTVVDEVLEALRRQKYIDIRGGGGSGLGKSTMIYQLTTFATDVLRQILDRNRYNGPAPVPLQEWIQSVKKQSIRGNRITRQRMEDKFGDLIIRDYIFDGIGPAMNSGRAIFFYGPPGNGKTAICQGMVNCFEGDIFIPHAILIDDFIVRIYDSILHRPVEEEPGAPAYDRRWVRCRRPLVVVGGELTLDMLDLVYSPEVKYYEAPFQMKATNGMLLVDDFGRQKVSPKDLLNRWIVPLESDVDMLTLHTGKKVQVPFDVFSAFSTNLDPSDLVDDAFLRRVRYKLEVQRPDEDLFHQIFQVMCDKRGVDYDPDVVQYLINSHYTPHQRLFAACQPRDLLDQMIDMAHYRGEPPRLTRDLVDSAVRSYFVRFDKEKGA
- a CDS encoding WbqC family protein; this translates as MSEPSGVLVAEQPHYLPWLDFYEQVARSDTLLVLDNVQWLRRGWQRRTRVALPVGTPLPPPTESAFQWLTIPLEGAHRDTRLGDLAVEPNQPWPRKHLATLTTLYGRRPYFRAQVLPRLEAFYAEAARERGPGSLLRTLLASQALFHEPLGLSPRVVLASTLGRPVEEKTERLAAYCTRLGHDTYYSAVGSVYLKPGPFRDVGARLLWQNFRYPPYDQGRPGERFVMGLSIVDVLSNVPVDEVRAWLAPKPWGPFAPRAPGAAS